In Carboxydothermus pertinax, a single genomic region encodes these proteins:
- a CDS encoding LCP family protein, with protein MKRLFIFIIVLFITIFIFNPVKTGELKKTPLKSRQKEQSTGITLAVPLPVKEGIKNYFLPGPGYQSPAPFCPNQNILLLWTEKGGLKAITIITYNPRTRIPALLTVPTCTLLPGETLTTGEIYDRKGLSTFTKTLEKAFNTTIPHYIIIDQTVVEQFSRRLGSVNLQGETVPVISIFEDTLAGRRLNDTDLVKALIQKLLLPGEMWKVPGHLTFLVHNIKTNLTLPVFLDIFSKLPAMKLNSLTKVSLPGEERETKRIASPEVTGRILSQITQESLP; from the coding sequence TTGAAAAGACTCTTCATATTTATTATAGTACTGTTTATTACCATCTTTATTTTTAATCCGGTAAAAACCGGTGAGCTTAAAAAAACTCCACTAAAATCCCGGCAAAAAGAACAAAGCACAGGCATTACCCTTGCCGTCCCTCTCCCGGTCAAAGAAGGGATTAAAAACTATTTTCTCCCCGGGCCCGGATACCAATCCCCGGCCCCTTTTTGCCCAAACCAGAACATCCTCCTCCTCTGGACCGAAAAGGGCGGCTTAAAAGCCATCACCATCATCACCTACAACCCCCGAACCAGAATCCCGGCCCTTCTTACCGTGCCTACCTGTACCCTTTTGCCCGGAGAAACCCTCACCACCGGGGAAATCTATGACCGAAAGGGTTTATCCACCTTTACCAAAACCCTCGAAAAAGCCTTTAATACCACAATCCCGCATTACATCATTATCGACCAGACGGTAGTCGAACAATTTTCCCGGCGCCTGGGCAGCGTAAACCTGCAGGGCGAAACGGTACCGGTAATTTCCATCTTTGAAGATACCTTAGCTGGCCGGCGGCTAAACGACACCGACCTGGTAAAGGCCCTGATCCAAAAATTATTGTTGCCCGGAGAAATGTGGAAAGTTCCAGGGCATCTCACCTTTCTGGTTCACAATATAAAAACCAACCTTACTTTACCTGTTTTCCTGGATATCTTTTCTAAACTTCCCGCCATGAAGTTAAATTCCTTGACCAAAGTATCTCTTCCGGGGGAAGAAAGAGAAACCAAAAGAATAGCTTCACCGGAGGTAACCGGGCGGATCCTCTCCCAAATTACCCAGGAAAGTCTTCCCTGA